From Triticum urartu cultivar G1812 chromosome 2, Tu2.1, whole genome shotgun sequence, a single genomic window includes:
- the LOC125541271 gene encoding protein PELPK1-like, with amino-acid sequence MASRNTVVFLLGLFLSSVAMSSAARMLEEEMAPSKGEEHQPELPTLPKVELPPFPEVHLPPKPELPKVELPTFPEVHLPPKPELPTFPEVHLPAKPELPKVELPLKPEMPTIPEFHLPEPEAKP; translated from the coding sequence ATGGCTTCGAGAAACACCGTTGTATTCCTCCTTGGACTGTTCCTCTCGTCCGTCGCCATGAGCAGCGCAGCAAGAATGCTAGAGGAGGAGATGGCTCCGTCCAAAGGTGAGGAGCACCAGCCCGAGCTGCCAACGCTGCCCAAGGTCGAGCTGCCGCCATTCCCGGAGGTGCACCTGCCACCTAAGCCTGAGTTGCCCAAGGTAGAGCTGCCGACATTCCCGGAGGTGCACCTGCCACCCAAGCCCGAGCTCCCAACTTTCCCTGAGGTGCACCTTCCAGCCAAGCCTGAGCTTCCCAAGGTGGAGCTACCACTAAAACCCGAGATGCCTACCATCCCCGAGTTCCACTTGCCTGAGCCGGAGGCTAAGCCATGA